A segment of the Salvelinus sp. IW2-2015 linkage group LG6.2, ASM291031v2, whole genome shotgun sequence genome:
CATTATGGCGAGACACTACGTTGCGTATTGTATTAACACCGCCGATATGGTTTTACAACAATAGCCTGTTCTAATTAATAATGTTGGACAAGATGTTTGCACATAGAATAGATACTTTATAACATATGCATTACATAGTGATGTGCATCACCAACTTAGgttcttattgtgtgtgtgtgtgtgtgtgtgtgtgtgtgtgtgtgtttatgtgcatgcTCGTAAGTCTGTGTCACACATACCAATTCAATGACTCTAAACCTGTTTCCCTTTCATTTGGACCCCTCAACAGAAAATGATGCACCAAGTCACTAGCAGCAGCAATGACTATTGCATGAGTGGCCTTGCAGAGGAATGTCAACACCCAACCAGCCACTTTGAKTTATGRAGCTCGCAATCCAACAAATTCTACCCTTCGCCCCCACCCCCTACTCTACAGCTGCCCCACCCAAACCTGCACAAGCCCATGCCCTGTCAAATGCAACAAGAGACCCAGAATGAGTTCCACCCTCAGGCAGTGAGGATCCGAGGGCCCGGTGAGGCTCCAACTGGGCCAGAGAGCTCCAAGAAAAAGAAAGGAAGTGTCGTCAAGTCCGGCCGTAGAGGGAGACCCTCGGGGACCACTAAGTCAGCCGGTTACCGGACAAGCACCGGACGTCCGTTGGGGACCACGAAAGCTGCYGGGTTCAAGACCAGTCCCGGCAGGCCCTTGGGTACGACCAAAGCAGCGGGCTACAAGGTTAGCCCTGGCAGGCCTCCTGGTAGCATCAAGACTCTGGCTCGGCTCAAGAAACTGGAGTACGGGAGCTGTGATGGTACCAAGAAACTAGGCTTCAGTAATTGCGTCGGCGGAGCCAAGAAACTGGACTATGCCAGCTTCGAAGTGGCACCTTTCCCTTACACCCTGATGCAGAAACGAGGCTTGCGTGAGCCTACTGGCAAAGTGGAGGAAACTAACGAGTAGTTCTGCCTTCGTCTCGTATCTATTGCCTGGAAATCATATTTGAGTGCTTGTCCTAAAGGATGTTGATGACCAGAAGGGACTCATGTAGCCAAAATTTTGGTTGACTTTTGGATATGTCTGGCACTGGTTACTAACGAATGGCTCCTCCTCTCTTAATTGTACTCTGCTGATATTGTCACCATTTAATCTGTCTCTATCCAAAGACTAAAATCGCTCTCTTTATTTCAATAAGTTTGTTATCTTATTTTACAGAAATTGCATGATAAGGCATATAATAAATACAGTCAATATACTTTAGCTAAACAGGAATGAGAGAAATAGCCTACTATTCATCATAATCTGGTCAAATGCTCGCTGTCTGGAGAAGGGTTGatgttttgtttaaatgtttaaatatctgACTTTCATTCATCTGTTTATTTTATGCTCTGATATAATGTGCTTTTATCATTAGTAGTTTGCTTGTCCTCCTGYTGTTTTCCACATTGAAAATGCATCTGAGtagaaaacaacacaaaacacactagCAAAACATGAATcttagtaggaaacaacacaaaacacaccagcaAAACATGAATCTGAGTAGAAAACAACCACAAAACACTAGCAAAACATGAATCTTAGTaggacaacacaaaacacactagCAAAACATGAATCTTAGTaggaaacaacaaacaaaaacactagcAAAAACATGAAATCTTAGtagaaacaacacaaaacacactaaAAACATGAATcttagtaggaaacaacacaaaacacactagCAAAACA
Coding sequences within it:
- the LOC111966000 gene encoding UPF0461 protein C5orf24 homolog gives rise to the protein MMHQVTSSSNDYCMSGLAEECQHPTSHFXLXSSQSNKFYPSPPPPTLQLPHPNLHKPMPCQMQQETQNEFHPQAVRIRGPGEAPTGPESSKKKKGSVVKSGRRGRPSGTTKSAGYRTSTGRPLGTTKAAGFKTSPGRPLGTTKAAGYKVSPGRPPGSIKTLARLKKLEYGSCDGTKKLGFSNCVGGAKKLDYASFEVAPFPYTLMQKRGLREPTGKVEETNE